In Vicinamibacteria bacterium, a genomic segment contains:
- a CDS encoding TlpA disulfide reductase family protein — translation MGPRVVARVGFMALLGLSHFAAAGGGERDGWEMVRVPARDFAVKDLSGHVLRTRDLAGKIVVVDFWATWCTPCIKELPDLSAYQERLKGRSDMAFLSFDVTDPRDTLEAFVKEKKIGFPVYLADALLGPYEVTVFPTKLIIDMREDTGKPGKAAGRGVMRFRREGSAPVPSIEARVAELLAEKP, via the coding sequence TTGGGCCCAAGAGTTGTGGCGCGGGTGGGCTTTATGGCGCTGCTCGGCTTGTCCCATTTCGCCGCGGCGGGAGGAGGAGAGCGCGACGGCTGGGAGATGGTGAGGGTCCCAGCCCGCGACTTCGCGGTCAAGGACCTCTCCGGCCACGTCCTCCGGACCCGAGACCTGGCGGGCAAGATCGTGGTGGTGGACTTTTGGGCCACCTGGTGCACACCCTGCATCAAGGAGCTGCCCGACCTCAGCGCCTACCAGGAGCGCCTCAAGGGTCGATCCGACATGGCCTTCCTGAGCTTCGACGTCACCGATCCCCGGGACACCCTGGAGGCCTTCGTCAAGGAGAAGAAGATCGGCTTCCCCGTCTATCTCGCAGACGCCCTCCTAGGGCCGTACGAGGTCACGGTCTTTCCCACCAAGCTGATCATCGACATGAGGGAAGACACGGGAAAGCCGGGCAAAGCCGCGGGCAGGGGTGTAATGCGCTTCCGGCGCGAGGGGTCGGCCCCCGTGCCCAGCATCGAAGCCCGGGTGGCGGAACTCCTGGCGGAGAAGCCCTGA
- a CDS encoding serine/threonine-protein kinase, producing MALPPHIGRYRVLGLLGQGAMGIVYRGRDEALERDVALKVMSLGQADADARGRFQREAKAAGRLQHPNIITIYELGEHQGSPFMALELLEGVDLQRAIEAGIRPDPKVTLPIVLQLLAGLGHAHENGIVHRDVKPSNIFLPRGRPAKIMDFGVARLAGGATAAGMVIGTPNYMSPEQVQARSVDGRSDLFSAGLILYELVTGEKAYQADTVVALLFKIVQEDPNLDLIPEGGRWERLRQVLARSVAKQPDDRYPDAQAMAADLAKALKDLGGSADWTTAADQGLLVKTAPRVTPPAPVDPPVALSAPPAPAPPSSSRLPIAIAGTLGVLAVGLLGFAALVLVRPSPPAPVPHPPVTAAPVLPASPLPLSPTPPPSGGPSAPPTRPTPAPERTAPPSKEETPPPALSPVEARMDRANDLIEKGRYAEALAVARAILERDPGNAAAKALAGDAEAAIVIETCVKNAKAALNAGDKDRALEEIKKGLAVNPSEGRLLALFREATQ from the coding sequence GTGGCCCTGCCCCCGCACATCGGGCGCTACCGCGTGCTGGGCCTCCTGGGGCAGGGGGCCATGGGCATCGTTTACCGGGGTCGCGACGAGGCCCTCGAACGCGACGTGGCGCTGAAGGTTATGTCCCTGGGCCAGGCCGACGCCGACGCCCGGGGTCGATTCCAGCGGGAGGCCAAGGCCGCGGGCCGCCTCCAGCACCCCAACATCATCACCATCTACGAGCTGGGTGAGCATCAGGGCTCGCCCTTCATGGCCCTGGAGCTGCTGGAGGGAGTGGACTTGCAGCGGGCCATCGAGGCGGGGATTCGTCCCGACCCCAAGGTCACCCTGCCCATCGTGCTCCAGCTTCTGGCCGGGCTCGGACACGCCCACGAGAACGGCATCGTGCACCGAGACGTGAAGCCCTCCAACATCTTCCTCCCCCGCGGCCGCCCCGCGAAGATCATGGACTTCGGCGTGGCTCGTCTGGCCGGGGGCGCCACCGCGGCGGGCATGGTGATCGGGACCCCGAACTACATGTCCCCCGAGCAGGTCCAGGCGCGGAGCGTCGACGGACGCAGCGACCTCTTCTCGGCTGGGCTCATCCTCTACGAGCTTGTCACGGGAGAGAAGGCGTACCAGGCGGACACCGTGGTCGCCCTCCTCTTCAAGATCGTGCAGGAGGATCCCAACCTCGACCTCATCCCCGAGGGGGGGCGGTGGGAACGACTCCGCCAGGTGCTAGCGCGCTCCGTGGCCAAGCAGCCGGACGACCGCTATCCCGACGCCCAGGCCATGGCCGCCGACCTCGCGAAAGCCTTGAAGGACCTGGGGGGGTCCGCGGACTGGACGACCGCCGCGGACCAGGGCTTGTTGGTGAAGACAGCCCCCCGGGTGACCCCCCCCGCCCCCGTCGATCCACCGGTCGCCCTCTCCGCCCCGCCCGCTCCCGCCCCCCCCTCCTCCTCGCGTCTGCCCATCGCGATTGCGGGGACCCTGGGCGTGCTCGCGGTTGGGCTTTTGGGCTTCGCGGCCCTTGTCCTCGTGCGTCCCTCCCCTCCTGCTCCCGTTCCCCACCCCCCGGTGACGGCTGCACCGGTCCTCCCGGCCTCGCCCCTGCCCCTGTCGCCGACACCGCCACCCAGTGGCGGCCCCTCCGCTCCCCCGACACGCCCCACGCCCGCTCCGGAGCGAACGGCTCCTCCCTCGAAGGAGGAGACGCCCCCGCCCGCCCTCTCCCCCGTGGAAGCACGAATGGATCGCGCCAACGACCTCATCGAGAAGGGCCGCTATGCGGAAGCGCTGGCCGTGGCCAGGGCCATCTTGGAGCGCGACCCCGGCAACGCCGCTGCCAAAGCCCTGGCCGGAGACGCGGAAGCCGCCATCGTCATCGAGACCTGCGTAAAGAACGCGAAAGCGGCGCTGAACGCGGGCGACAAGGACAGGGCCCTGGAGGAGATAAAAAAAGGCCTGGCCGTGAACCCGAGCGAGGGCCGGCTCCTGGCCCTCTTCCGCGAGGCCACCCAATGA
- the mtnC gene encoding acireductone synthase, with protein MSRPRLPTLTSGVSPSLAAGLSAVVLDIEGTTTPVEFVHAVLFPYARARVRSFLESHAAEQGVQADLDRLRQEHAAAVAPLPPPWPDQPPATRLVGAVAYVLWLMDRDRKSTGLKALQGRIWEAGYLSGELKGQVYEDVPPAFARLAAGGRRLAIFSSGSVLAQRLLFRHSTAGDLSGFIHAYFDTTTGPKQEAASYSRITEALGRPAAEVLFVTDTPGEADAARGAGLRTALCVRGGRGEPGPHPIIGSMAELA; from the coding sequence GTGTCTAGGCCCCGCCTTCCTACCCTCACCTCCGGGGTGAGCCCCTCCCTCGCCGCCGGGCTCTCCGCGGTCGTTCTCGACATCGAAGGCACGACCACCCCCGTGGAGTTCGTCCACGCCGTGCTCTTCCCCTATGCCCGCGCGCGCGTCCGCTCCTTCCTGGAGAGCCATGCCGCGGAGCAGGGGGTGCAGGCGGACCTCGACCGGCTGCGCCAGGAGCACGCGGCCGCCGTCGCCCCCCTTCCGCCGCCCTGGCCGGACCAGCCGCCGGCGACCCGGCTGGTGGGCGCGGTCGCCTATGTGCTCTGGCTCATGGACCGCGACCGGAAGTCCACCGGCCTGAAGGCCCTGCAGGGCCGCATTTGGGAGGCGGGATACCTCTCCGGCGAGCTCAAGGGCCAGGTCTACGAGGATGTTCCCCCCGCCTTCGCCCGCCTGGCCGCGGGAGGGAGGCGGCTGGCCATCTTTTCCTCCGGCAGCGTGCTCGCCCAGCGCTTGCTCTTCCGGCATTCCACCGCGGGAGACTTGAGCGGCTTCATCCACGCGTATTTCGACACGACCACCGGACCCAAGCAGGAAGCGGCCAGCTACTCGCGCATCACCGAGGCCCTGGGCCGCCCGGCGGCCGAGGTCCTCTTTGTCACCGACACCCCTGGGGAGGCGGACGCCGCCCGGGGCGCCGGCCTGCGCACCGCGCTCTGCGTGCGCGGGGGGCGGGGGGAGCCCGGCCCCCACCCGATCATCGGCTCAATGGCCGAACTCGCTTAG
- a CDS encoding cupin domain-containing protein, which yields MVLVRIPSQSRTLQEPKAVREQLAPAGIVYEQWEPAHPVADDAPPADVLAAYAGEISRLKQEGGYVTADVIDVKPETPGLEAMLAKFSREHWHDEDEVRFILQGRGLFHVRPREGPVLAIEVGGGDLLRVPRGTWHWFDLCADRRIRAIRLFQDPSGWTPHYTESGAERQHEPVCLGPAFLPSPPG from the coding sequence ATGGTCCTGGTGAGGATCCCCAGCCAGAGCCGGACGCTCCAGGAGCCCAAGGCGGTACGCGAGCAGCTGGCCCCGGCGGGGATCGTCTACGAACAATGGGAGCCGGCTCATCCCGTGGCCGACGACGCGCCGCCCGCGGACGTCCTCGCCGCCTACGCGGGCGAGATCTCGCGGCTCAAGCAGGAAGGCGGCTACGTCACCGCCGATGTGATCGACGTCAAGCCGGAGACCCCCGGGCTCGAGGCCATGCTCGCCAAGTTCAGCCGCGAGCACTGGCACGACGAGGACGAGGTGCGCTTCATCCTCCAGGGGCGGGGACTGTTTCACGTCCGGCCGCGAGAGGGTCCCGTCCTGGCCATCGAGGTGGGAGGGGGGGACCTGCTGAGGGTGCCCCGCGGGACCTGGCACTGGTTCGACCTCTGCGCGGACCGGCGGATAAGGGCTATCCGTCTCTTCCAGGACCCTTCCGGCTGGACGCCCCACTACACCGAGAGCGGAGCGGAAAGGCAGCACGAGCCGGTGTGTCTAGGCCCCGCCTTCCTACCCTCACCTCCGGGGTGA
- a CDS encoding DCC1-like thiol-disulfide oxidoreductase family protein, whose product MTAAATLLSLLLAAGWLDRPAALALAVAWFVALPVPLIAPGPLVVGVLLLYHVALPSAPYGAWAARDRPDPAGAWRVPAPLQTAAWGLLLLFYLSSGVARFLAGRPWPALAELAVLPLALVRTWRPWLWMLMLALEGAVAAASGAWAGLPAVVWVSLFAFDPAWVKPAPPAARERLYYDGTCGLCHRAVRFLLAEDPSGRAFRFAPLDGDAFRAVSGQLPRPLPDSLILETADGAFLMRSAAVLRAMARLGGLWRLLAAGGGLIPTRLRDAAYDAVARVRYRLFARPTEACPVVPPHLRARFDL is encoded by the coding sequence TTGACTGCGGCCGCGACCCTCCTGAGCCTCCTTCTGGCCGCGGGCTGGCTCGACCGCCCGGCCGCCCTCGCCTTGGCGGTGGCCTGGTTCGTGGCCCTTCCCGTTCCCCTGATCGCGCCCGGCCCCCTCGTGGTCGGCGTCCTCCTCCTCTATCACGTCGCCCTCCCCTCCGCGCCTTATGGCGCCTGGGCGGCGCGCGACCGTCCGGACCCGGCCGGCGCCTGGCGCGTGCCCGCGCCCCTGCAGACTGCGGCCTGGGGGTTGCTCCTGCTCTTCTATCTGAGCTCCGGTGTGGCAAGGTTTCTCGCCGGCCGCCCCTGGCCCGCGCTTGCCGAGCTGGCTGTCCTGCCCCTGGCTCTTGTCCGGACCTGGCGTCCCTGGCTCTGGATGCTCATGCTGGCCCTCGAGGGGGCCGTGGCCGCGGCCTCGGGAGCGTGGGCCGGCCTGCCCGCCGTCGTCTGGGTGAGCCTCTTCGCCTTCGATCCCGCCTGGGTGAAACCCGCGCCGCCCGCGGCTCGGGAGCGGCTCTACTATGACGGGACCTGCGGTCTCTGCCACCGGGCGGTGCGCTTCCTGCTCGCCGAAGATCCCTCGGGCCGGGCCTTCCGCTTCGCACCCCTGGACGGCGACGCCTTCCGGGCGGTGAGCGGCCAGCTGCCTCGTCCGCTTCCCGACAGCCTGATCCTTGAGACCGCGGATGGTGCCTTCCTCATGCGGTCGGCGGCCGTGCTCCGTGCTATGGCCCGCTTGGGTGGTCTCTGGCGGCTCCTGGCCGCCGGGGGGGGGCTCATCCCCACGCGGTTGCGCGACGCCGCCTATGACGCCGTGGCGCGCGTGCGCTACCGACTCTTCGCGCGGCCGACGGAAGCCTGCCCCGTCGTCCCCCCCCACCTGCGCGCCCGCTTCGACCTCTAA
- the fumC gene encoding class II fumarate hydratase, protein MKTRIERDTFGPIEVPADRLWGAQTQRSLANFKISKERMPEALLHALAVVKKASALVNMDLKILEEKKGRAIVAAADEVLAGRHEDEFPLVVWQTGSGTQTNMNMNEVLANRASELLGGERGEARLVHPNDDVNKGQSSNDVFPTAMHVAAAAALREAVIPSVARLRDALQEKVVAFRDVVKIGRTHLQDATPLTLGQEFSGYVSQLDHGIAHTEAALPHLLELALGGTAVGTGLNAHPAFAVRVAAKIAELTDLPFVTAPNKYEALAAHDALVHAHGALKTLAASLNKIANDVRWLASGPRCGIGEISIPENEPGSSIMPGKVNPTQSEALTMIAAQVMGNDVAVNIGGMSGNFELNVFKPVIIHNFLMSARLIAEGGESFREHCVVGITADRERIQENLQKSLMLVTALNPHIGYDNAARIAKTAHKTGRTLKETAVELGLVTAEQFDQWVRPETMVGSQ, encoded by the coding sequence ATGAAGACCCGGATCGAGCGCGACACCTTCGGCCCCATCGAGGTCCCCGCGGACCGCCTCTGGGGGGCCCAGACGCAACGCTCCCTCGCGAACTTCAAGATCTCGAAGGAGCGCATGCCGGAGGCCCTCCTCCACGCCCTGGCCGTGGTCAAGAAGGCTTCCGCCCTCGTGAACATGGACCTCAAGATCCTCGAGGAGAAGAAGGGCCGGGCCATCGTGGCCGCCGCCGACGAGGTGCTGGCGGGGCGGCACGAGGACGAGTTCCCGCTCGTGGTGTGGCAGACGGGGAGCGGCACCCAGACCAACATGAACATGAACGAGGTGCTGGCCAACCGCGCCAGCGAGCTCCTGGGGGGAGAGCGGGGCGAGGCGCGGCTCGTTCATCCCAACGACGACGTGAACAAGGGCCAATCCAGCAACGACGTCTTCCCCACCGCCATGCACGTGGCGGCGGCGGCCGCGCTCCGCGAGGCGGTGATCCCGAGCGTGGCCCGCCTGCGCGACGCCCTCCAGGAGAAGGTGGTGGCCTTCCGGGACGTGGTGAAGATCGGCCGCACCCACCTCCAGGACGCGACCCCCCTCACCCTCGGCCAGGAGTTCTCGGGCTATGTGTCCCAGCTCGATCATGGGATCGCCCACACGGAAGCCGCCCTCCCCCATTTGCTGGAGCTGGCCCTGGGCGGCACCGCGGTCGGCACCGGCCTGAACGCCCACCCCGCCTTCGCGGTGCGGGTCGCGGCCAAGATAGCGGAGCTGACCGACCTGCCCTTCGTGACCGCCCCCAACAAGTACGAGGCCCTGGCCGCCCACGACGCGCTCGTCCACGCCCACGGCGCCCTCAAGACCCTGGCCGCTTCTCTCAACAAGATCGCCAACGACGTGCGCTGGCTGGCCTCGGGCCCACGCTGCGGGATCGGCGAGATCTCGATCCCGGAGAACGAGCCCGGGAGCTCGATCATGCCCGGCAAGGTGAACCCCACGCAGTCCGAGGCTCTGACCATGATCGCGGCCCAAGTCATGGGCAACGACGTGGCCGTGAACATAGGGGGCATGTCCGGCAACTTCGAGCTGAACGTGTTCAAGCCCGTCATCATCCATAACTTCTTGATGAGCGCGCGGCTGATCGCAGAAGGCGGCGAGAGCTTCCGCGAGCACTGCGTGGTAGGGATCACGGCCGACCGGGAGCGCATCCAGGAGAACCTCCAGAAGTCCCTGATGCTGGTCACGGCCCTGAACCCCCACATCGGGTACGACAACGCGGCCCGGATCGCCAAGACTGCCCACAAGACGGGCCGCACCCTCAAAGAGACGGCGGTGGAGCTGGGCCTCGTGACCGCCGAACAGTTCGACCAGTGGGTGAGGCCGGAAACAATGGTAGGGAGCCAATGA
- a CDS encoding PP2C family protein-serine/threonine phosphatase: METAKLLYRRLDALFGTLDPKRPPGKALESFLEDAFRTLHEDLRLRAGLLYAERRDGFALTKTVGDLESPVAETLDPSKPPLSLIFRHRVYIFSDLSAEGSPQRLGLLPRRAAAALVVGRRPNRHVFFFLLADGWVLEEVDFTLNTVRAALGSRLLDARAQGTFREAAEIQQSLLLEEPPDFPGFDLACRSVPAEEVGGDFFDFHVFDGDMLGLAIGDASGHGLPAALLVRDVVTGLRMGIEKELKVAHVFAKLNRVIHRSNLSSRFVSVFYGELESDGNLTYVNAGHPPPVLFFRDAAKGNGYVELATGGTVIGPLPEVQFRRGFARVRPGEVLVLCTDGILERRDPAGEFFGTERLMAVVAQKRDGTAGEILEGLFEAAIAFGDGRPWEDDATAVVVRRRGAD, encoded by the coding sequence ATGGAGACCGCCAAGCTCCTCTACCGCCGGCTCGACGCGCTCTTCGGAACCCTCGACCCCAAGCGCCCGCCCGGGAAGGCGCTGGAGTCGTTCCTGGAAGACGCCTTCCGCACCCTGCACGAGGACCTGCGCTTGCGCGCGGGGCTCCTCTACGCCGAGCGGCGGGACGGCTTCGCCCTGACCAAGACGGTGGGCGATCTCGAGAGTCCGGTGGCGGAGACCCTCGACCCCTCGAAGCCGCCCCTGAGCCTGATCTTTCGCCATCGCGTCTACATCTTCAGCGACCTTAGCGCCGAAGGATCCCCCCAGCGCCTCGGCCTCCTGCCCCGCCGGGCGGCGGCGGCTCTGGTGGTGGGCCGGCGGCCGAACCGCCACGTCTTCTTCTTCCTGCTCGCTGACGGCTGGGTCCTGGAGGAGGTGGACTTCACCCTCAACACCGTGCGCGCGGCCCTGGGCTCCCGCCTCTTGGACGCGCGGGCGCAGGGTACCTTCCGGGAGGCGGCGGAGATCCAGCAGAGCCTCCTCTTGGAGGAACCGCCGGACTTCCCCGGTTTCGACCTCGCCTGCCGCTCGGTTCCCGCGGAGGAGGTGGGGGGGGATTTCTTCGACTTCCATGTTTTCGATGGGGACATGCTCGGCCTGGCCATCGGAGACGCTAGCGGCCACGGTCTGCCCGCCGCCCTCCTCGTGCGCGACGTGGTCACCGGTCTGCGCATGGGGATCGAAAAGGAGCTCAAGGTCGCCCACGTCTTCGCCAAGCTGAACCGCGTCATCCATCGCAGCAACCTCTCCAGCCGGTTCGTATCCGTGTTCTACGGAGAGCTGGAGTCGGACGGCAACCTCACCTATGTCAACGCCGGGCACCCCCCACCCGTGCTGTTCTTCCGAGACGCCGCTAAGGGCAACGGGTATGTCGAGCTGGCCACGGGAGGCACGGTCATCGGGCCCCTGCCGGAGGTGCAGTTCCGCCGGGGTTTTGCCCGCGTGCGGCCCGGCGAGGTGCTCGTGCTCTGCACCGACGGCATCCTGGAGCGGCGCGACCCCGCGGGGGAGTTCTTCGGGACCGAGCGCCTGATGGCGGTGGTGGCGCAGAAGCGGGACGGCACCGCGGGGGAGATCCTGGAGGGGCTCTTCGAGGCCGCGATCGCCTTCGGCGACGGCCGCCCCTGGGAGGACGACGCCACGGCGGTGGTGGTGCGACGGCGGGGAGCGGACTAA
- the mtnB gene encoding methylthioribulose 1-phosphate dehydratase has protein sequence MAEVGSAFHARGWLLGTSGNLSVVLGREPLRLAITQSGVDKGALRPEHILTIDERGAVKNGKGHASEESGLHLAIVRRRPAGAVLHTHSVWSTLVSEAHAADGVVHIEGYEMLKGLAGVRSHDHREAIPILANSQDYAGLTVEVERALDRHPEAHGFLLHRHGLYTWGRDLPEAKRHVEILEFLFEVRGRQGGARPSLAGGAP, from the coding sequence ATGGCCGAAGTCGGGTCGGCCTTTCACGCGCGGGGCTGGCTCCTCGGCACCAGCGGCAACCTGAGCGTCGTCCTCGGCCGCGAGCCCCTTCGCCTGGCCATCACCCAGAGCGGCGTGGACAAGGGCGCGCTCCGCCCCGAGCACATCCTGACCATCGACGAGAGGGGCGCGGTGAAGAACGGGAAGGGGCACGCCTCCGAGGAGAGCGGGCTGCACCTGGCCATCGTGCGTCGGCGGCCGGCGGGCGCGGTCCTGCACACGCACTCGGTCTGGAGCACGCTCGTCTCCGAAGCCCACGCCGCCGATGGAGTGGTCCACATCGAGGGCTACGAGATGCTCAAGGGGCTGGCCGGCGTCCGCTCCCACGACCACCGGGAAGCCATCCCCATTCTTGCCAACTCCCAGGACTACGCCGGCCTGACCGTGGAGGTCGAGCGCGCCCTCGATCGTCATCCCGAGGCCCACGGCTTCCTGCTCCACCGGCACGGGCTCTACACCTGGGGCCGGGACCTCCCGGAGGCGAAGCGGCACGTGGAGATACTGGAATTCCTGTTCGAGGTGCGGGGCCGGCAGGGCGGCGCGCGGCCGTCCTTGGCGGGAGGGGCCCCGTGA
- a CDS encoding transketolase, translated as MSVGDPALFKMAQKLRRHCLESTAEAGSGHPTSCMSCAELVSVLFFDEMHFDPRDPSGKDQDVFVLSKGHAAPILWAALKESGAIADDLLTLRRFDSRLEGHPTPRSPWVRVATGSLGQGLCAAAGMAWARKLDQTPARVFCLLGDGEAAEGSVWEAAQFASFYKLDNLCALVDVNRLGQSGPTMYEHDTARYESRFQAFGWESLVIDGHDVGAVREAFARARTTQGRPFGIVARTFKGKGVSFLQDREGWHGKPVKKGDELSRALGELGDTAIELPVEPRRYPPAPSRPPVLPALTPEYARGQEVATREAYGTALAKLARCCPEVVALDGDTKNSTFSERLKEVAPERFAEAYIAEQNMLGAALGMATEGKIPFASTFACFLTRAYDFIRMAAYSRPFHLVLCGSHAGVSIGEDGPSQMALEDLAMMRAITGSTVLYPSDAVSGERLVETAARTPGLVYIRTSRPKTRVLYDNQELFPVGGSKTLRATAHDVVTVVAAGITVPEALRAGETLGAEGISTRVIDLYSVKPLDKVTLLKAAAETRGFVTVEDHSVCGGIGEAVAGVVAGRAPVHMLGIREIPRSGKPTELMNAHGISAESIVAAVRWLMSA; from the coding sequence ATGTCGGTGGGAGACCCCGCCCTCTTCAAGATGGCCCAGAAGCTGCGCCGCCACTGCCTCGAGTCCACGGCGGAGGCGGGGTCGGGGCACCCCACCAGCTGCATGTCTTGCGCGGAGCTCGTCTCCGTCCTCTTTTTCGACGAGATGCATTTCGACCCCCGGGATCCCAGCGGGAAGGACCAGGACGTCTTCGTCCTCTCCAAGGGCCACGCCGCACCCATCCTCTGGGCCGCACTCAAGGAATCGGGGGCCATCGCGGACGACCTCTTGACCCTGCGCCGCTTCGACAGCCGGCTGGAGGGGCACCCGACCCCGCGCAGCCCCTGGGTGAGGGTCGCCACGGGCTCCCTCGGGCAGGGGCTCTGCGCCGCCGCGGGCATGGCCTGGGCCCGCAAGCTGGACCAAACGCCGGCCCGCGTCTTCTGCCTCCTCGGGGACGGAGAGGCGGCCGAAGGCTCGGTGTGGGAAGCCGCCCAGTTTGCGTCCTTCTACAAGCTGGACAACCTCTGCGCGCTGGTGGATGTGAACCGCCTGGGCCAGAGCGGACCCACCATGTACGAACACGACACCGCCCGCTATGAGTCGCGCTTCCAGGCCTTCGGCTGGGAGTCGCTGGTCATCGACGGCCACGACGTGGGGGCGGTGCGGGAGGCCTTCGCCCGCGCGCGCACCACCCAGGGCCGTCCTTTTGGGATTGTGGCCCGCACCTTCAAGGGCAAGGGGGTGTCCTTCCTCCAGGACCGAGAAGGCTGGCACGGCAAGCCGGTGAAGAAGGGGGATGAACTGTCCCGGGCGCTGGGGGAGCTGGGCGACACCGCCATCGAGCTCCCCGTGGAGCCACGCCGCTACCCCCCCGCGCCCTCCCGTCCGCCCGTCCTACCCGCGCTCACCCCGGAATACGCCCGGGGCCAGGAGGTCGCCACCCGCGAAGCCTACGGCACCGCCCTCGCCAAGCTCGCCCGGTGCTGCCCGGAGGTGGTGGCCCTCGACGGCGATACCAAGAACTCCACCTTCAGCGAGCGCCTCAAGGAGGTGGCTCCCGAGCGCTTCGCCGAGGCCTACATCGCGGAGCAGAACATGCTGGGGGCCGCCCTGGGCATGGCCACCGAGGGCAAGATCCCCTTCGCCTCCACCTTCGCCTGCTTCCTGACCCGGGCCTACGACTTCATCCGCATGGCCGCCTACTCCCGGCCATTTCATCTGGTGCTCTGCGGCAGCCACGCCGGGGTCTCCATCGGAGAGGACGGCCCCTCGCAGATGGCGCTCGAGGATCTGGCCATGATGCGCGCCATCACCGGGTCCACCGTGCTCTACCCGAGCGACGCCGTGAGCGGGGAGCGCCTGGTGGAGACCGCGGCCCGCACCCCCGGCCTCGTCTACATCCGAACCAGCCGGCCCAAGACCCGGGTCCTCTACGACAACCAGGAACTCTTTCCGGTGGGCGGGTCCAAGACCCTCCGCGCCACCGCCCACGATGTGGTCACGGTGGTGGCGGCGGGAATTACCGTCCCCGAGGCCCTGCGGGCGGGCGAGACCCTGGGCGCGGAGGGGATCTCTACCCGGGTCATCGATCTCTACTCCGTCAAGCCCCTCGACAAAGTCACCCTCCTCAAGGCCGCGGCCGAGACCCGGGGCTTCGTGACCGTCGAGGACCACAGTGTGTGCGGGGGCATCGGGGAGGCGGTGGCGGGGGTGGTCGCGGGCCGCGCGCCCGTGCACATGCTGGGCATCCGTGAGATCCCGCGCTCCGGCAAGCCCACCGAGCTCATGAACGCCCACGGCATCTCCGCGGAGTCGATCGTGGCCGCGGTGCGCTGGCTGATGTCGGCCTGA
- the dtd gene encoding D-aminoacyl-tRNA deacylase — MRAVVQRVSEASVRVEHETVSRIGPGLLVLLGVGQGDGESDADALSDKTLNLRIFPDEGGQMNRSVLDLKGEILVVSQFTLYGDARKGRRPSYLEAAPPAVASPLYERYLAGLRPSGLRVATGVFGAMMDVALVNQGPVTLLLDSRRTF; from the coding sequence GTGCGCGCGGTGGTGCAGCGGGTGTCAGAGGCTTCCGTCCGCGTGGAGCATGAGACGGTGAGCCGGATCGGTCCCGGCCTCCTCGTGCTCCTAGGCGTGGGGCAGGGGGATGGGGAGAGCGACGCCGACGCCCTCTCGGACAAGACGCTCAACCTTCGCATTTTCCCCGACGAGGGCGGGCAGATGAACCGCTCGGTCCTGGACCTCAAGGGAGAGATCCTGGTCGTCTCGCAGTTCACCCTCTACGGGGACGCCCGCAAGGGCCGGCGGCCCTCCTACCTGGAAGCCGCGCCCCCCGCGGTGGCCAGCCCTCTGTACGAGCGCTACCTGGCGGGCCTCCGACCCTCCGGCCTGCGCGTGGCGACGGGTGTCTTTGGAGCCATGATGGACGTGGCCCTCGTGAACCAGGGGCCGGTGACCCTGCTCTTGGACAGCCGCCGCACCTTCTGA
- a CDS encoding DUF4337 domain-containing protein: MTKHEVELPNPEELEEAKGKSFTRRTALTTAVIAVFLAVVSLGGNNATKEVSLSQQQASDQWAFYQSKAMREHLYRIEKMRLESELLEKGPGLTPEARQHKEALLEKVTKESERYAEEKKEIEEKAKELEKERDLYRRRDPYFDFGEVLLQIAIVLASMSILTGARPIFYASMAAAALGLALGLNGFFLIFRLPFL, from the coding sequence ATGACCAAGCACGAAGTGGAACTGCCGAATCCGGAGGAGTTGGAGGAGGCCAAGGGGAAGTCCTTCACCCGCCGCACCGCCCTCACCACCGCGGTGATCGCGGTCTTCCTGGCCGTGGTGTCGCTGGGGGGGAACAACGCGACCAAGGAGGTATCCCTTTCCCAGCAGCAGGCCTCCGACCAGTGGGCCTTCTACCAGTCCAAGGCCATGCGGGAGCACCTGTACCGGATCGAGAAGATGCGGCTGGAGTCCGAGCTCCTAGAGAAGGGTCCGGGCCTCACCCCGGAGGCCCGGCAGCACAAGGAAGCGCTCCTAGAGAAAGTGACCAAGGAATCGGAGCGCTATGCGGAAGAGAAGAAGGAGATCGAGGAGAAGGCCAAGGAGCTGGAGAAGGAACGCGACCTCTATCGCCGCCGGGACCCCTACTTCGACTTCGGGGAGGTCCTCCTCCAGATCGCGATCGTGCTGGCCTCCATGTCCATCCTGACCGGGGCCCGGCCCATCTTCTACGCCTCCATGGCCGCGGCCGCGCTGGGCCTGGCCTTGGGCCTCAACGGCTTCTTCCTCATCTTCAGGCTACCGTTCCTTTGA